GAGGCCGAGTGCCGCACCGGCCAGCAGTCCGGCCACGGTGCGCGGGATGCGCACCTCCTGGACGATGAGCTGGCCCTTGACCCCGAGGTCGGGGTGGAACACGCCGTCCAGCACGTCGGCGAGGGCCACGTCCCCCGAGCCGACGGCGAGGCTCGCCAGCACCGTCAGCAGCAGGACGGCCACGGCGGCGAGCAGTCCGAGGGCGAGCACGGGTCGGCTGCGCGCGCGGCGCCGCTCTGACGTCCTGGTCGTCGGTTCCTTCGTTCCCTGGAGAACCGGGCCGCTCACAGCCGGTGCACCCGGGGCGGCGACATGCGGTCGTGCACTGTTCCTCACCCTTGCTCGTCACCCCCGGGACGGGGCGCACCCGCGAGGATAAGTAAGGTTAGCCTAACAGCGCCAGGTCAGCGATCCGCTGCAGTGCCCCCGCAAGGTTCGGAGAACCCCTTGTCGAACGCCGCGCCCGTGGCAGCCCCCGCCGACGCGTCCTCCCCCGCCGGTGCCCCCCTGGCCGGGGCGGTGCCACTGCGGGACGCGGAGCAGCTGCGGGAGATCCTCGGCACGCCCTGGCCCCTCGTGATCGACAAGGTCCACGACGAGCTCACCGAGGACGACCTCGACCTGCTGGCCCGCGCCCCGTTCTGTGCGGTCTCGACGTCCGACGCCGACGGCAACTGCGACACCTCCCCGCGCGGCGGTGAGCCGGGCTTCACCCGGGTCCTGGACTCCCGGACCCTCGTGATGCCCGATCTGCCGGGCAACCGCCGCGGTGACAGCTTCCACAACATCCTGGTCAACCCGCACGTCGGCCTGCTGTACCTGATACCCGGCGCGATGACCGTCCTGCGGATCAACGGGCGGGCCCGCGTCCTCACCGACGCCCCCGTCTTCGACGAGATGACGGTGAAGGGCCGGCGCCCCGACCTCGCGCTGGTGGTGGACATCGACGAGATCTACCTGCACTGCCCGGCGTCCCTGAAGCGCTCGGGCATGTGGGCCCCGAAGACGTGGGAGAGCCCGGCGGGCAAGGCCCGGTAGCGCCTCCTCAGAAGCCGCCGCCGCCGAAGTCGCCGCCGCCACCGAAGCCACCGCCGCCGAAGCCTCCGCCGTCGCCGAACCCGCCTCCGCCGAAGCCGGAGGAGTCGAAGTCGGAACCGGAGACGTCACCGCCGCCCCAGTCGCCGCCTCCGCCCCCGCCGAAGTCCCCGCCGCCGTACTCCGCCGCGTACGCCGGGGTGGAGAGCATCGAGCCGAGCATGGTGCCGACGAGCAGGCCGGGGAGCAGGCCGCCGCCGAAGTAGCCGCCGGCCCAGGGGCCGTACGCAGGGCCCGCCTCCCAGTAGGGGCGTCGTCGCCCGTCGCCGACGTCGACCGTGCGGCTCATGGGGTCCTCGCCCTCGCGCAGCCGGACCTCGTCGGCGCCGCAGACGGGGACCTCGCGGGCCGCCCCGCCGGACGGCGTCCACCGGACGTCCGCCACCGAGGGGCCGTGGCGCGGGTCGAAGAAGCAGGGCGGGCGGCGCGCCGGCAGCGCGCGGCCCTTGCGGCGGGCCTCCAGGACGGCGAGGGAGAACCGGCCGTCCTCCAGGGCCTTGGTGACCCCGCGCACGTCGGAAGGGTGGCGGGCGTCGCCCATGCGCGATTTGGCGTTCTCGTAGGAGTCGAGCGCCCGCTCGTAGTCGATGCGCATGGCGTCGTCGGCGCCCTTCTCACCGGGATGGAAGTCCAGCCGGTCCAGGGTCTCGCCGTACGCGGTGATGTCCTCGTCGACGACGATCCGGAGCTTCTCCAGGGCGGCCTGCTCCTCCTCGTCCTTGCGCTTCCTGTTGCGGCGGGCGACCGCGAACGCGGTGCCTCCGCCCAGGAGGACCAGGCCTCCGAGGACGACCAGACCGGTCACCGGGGCCCCGCTCGCGGAGCCGTCGCCGCCGCTGCCGCCGGACCAGGAGGCCGGGGCGCTGCCCTTGGCCTGGTCGACGGCCCGGTCGACGAAGGCGTTGAGCTGGGTCACGGCGTTCGTGTCCGTGCCGGGTGCCTTGACGGCGGTGACGAGGTTGTCGACGGCCCGGACCGGCATCACCTGCGGGTCGGCGCCCGCGTCGAAGCCGTCGCCGAGGCGTACCGCGTAGACGCCGGTGACACCGGTGTCGGTGCGCAGGTTCTGCAGGAGGTTCTCCGGCGGGTACTGGGACGTCGCGGGGAGCACGGCCACGAAGACCGGTTTGTCGGCGTCCTTGATCTTCTTCTCCAGGGCGGCCTCCTGGGACGCCGAGAGCTGGCCGGCGGCCGCCGGGTCGACGTACACGGGGCCCTGGCGCAGGGCGCTCGCCGCGTCGTCGATCGTGGAGGGGGCGGCCTGGGCAGCGGGTGTCATCGCCAGCACGGCCGCCGAGAGTATCAGCAGCAGGCAGGCCCACAGGGGTGCGAACAGCCTATTCCGCATACTCCGAAAGTAACCCGAACGGGCGACGGATGCGTCGCCCGCCCGGGTTCCGTTTCCGCATTTACACGGCGCGGTACGCCGTGCGCAGCTTCGCCACGGCGCCGGTCAGATCACCGGTGAGCAGCAGATGGTCGGCCTCGGCGAACGGCTCGGACACCGCCGCGGTCAGCTTTCCGCCGGTCCGCTGCTGGACCAGGAGCCTGGCCCGGTCCACGATCTCCTTGCCCGCCGCGGTCCTTCCGAGGCCCGCCCGCTCGGCGAGCTGCGCGGCGACGGCGAGAGCGGTGAGCGTGGCCTCGCCGCCGGAGGGGGCCTTGCGCAGGGTGGTCAGTCCCCAGCCGTAGGGGAACTGCGGGTCGTACGTCGCGTCGCCGACGTTGATCGGCAGCTGCGACTCGGACTTCGGCCAGGTCACCGGGAGCTGCCCGGTGAAGGCCCGCTTCCCGTAGAGGACGTCGGCGACGCCGTCGCCCTCGGTCCCCGGCAGCCAGGAGGCGACCAGGGCGTCGATGTCGCCGAGGCGGTCGCCGACGAGCTGGGGACGGCCGGAGACGACGAGGACCGCGCACTTCATCGCGGCGCAGACCGTGTCGACGGCCGCCTTGTCGGCATCGGTGAGCTCCAGGTCGTGACCGTTGCCGACGTCTCCGATGCCCTCGGCGTACGGCTTCTCGCCGACGACCACGACTCCGGCGTCGTATCCCTCGGTCGGGGCGGAGGCGTCCTCGGAGAAGGTCGCGGACGAGGTGTTCTTCTCGATGCCCTTCAGGATCGTCGTGCCCGTGGTGGTGGCACCGGAGGCGCCCTGCCAGCTGATGGTCCAGCCGCCGGCCTGGTTGCCGAGGTCGTCGGCGTTGGAGCCGGCGACGTAGACCTTCTGCGAAGGCTTCAGCGGGAGGACCGAGCCGTCGTTCTTCAGGAGGACCTGGGACTTGGCCGCCGCCTCACGGGCGACCGCGCGGTGCTCGGCCGAGCCGACCTTCCCGAGGTTCGAGGTGTCGGCGTACGGCTTCTCGAAGAGGCCGAGGCGGAACTTCTGGGTGAGGATCCGCGCGACGGCGTCGTCGATGCGGGCCTGGCTGATCCGGCCCGCGGCGACCTCCGCCCGGAGCGTCGTCGTGAAGTCCTGGTACGCGGTCGGGACCATGATCATGTCCAGTCCGGCGTTGACCGAGGTGCGGACGTCGCTGGCGTAGTCACCGGGGATCTGGTCGATGGCCTGCCAGTCGCTGATGACGAAGCCCTCGAAGCCCATCCGGTCCTTGAGCACGCCGTTGATCATCTCGGCGTTGGCGTGCATCTTCACCGGGCCGGCGTCGTCGCCGAGGATGTCCAGCGAGGAGTAGGACGGCATGACCGTGCCGACGCCCCGCTTCACGGATTCGGTGAACGGCGCGAGGTGGACGGCTTCGAGTTCCTGCCGGGTGACCTTCGTGACGCCCTGGTCGATGGTGTAGGAGCCGGTGGTGGAGGAGCCGAACTCCGTGCCGCCGTCGCCGACGAAGTGCTTGGCGCTGGCCAGCACCTTGTCGTTGCGGGCGAGGTCCTTGCCCGACGGGCTGCCCTGCATGCCGGTGATGACCGTCTCCATGGCCTCGACCAGGGCGGGGTCCTCGCCGTACGCCTCGTAGGACCGGCCCCAGCGCTCGTCGCGGGTGACGCACACGCAGGGGGCGAAGTCCCACGGGATGCCGGTGGCGCGCACCTCGTTCGCGGTGACGGCGCCCGTCCTCTCCGCGAGCTTCGGGTCGCGGCCCGCGCCGATGCCGATGTTGTGCGGCATGATCGTCGACCCGATGACGTTGTTGTGGCCGTGCACCGCGTCCACGCCGTAGATCAGCGGGATCTGGAAGCGGGTGGCCTGCGCGCGCAGCTGGTAGGCGTCCACCGTCTTCGCCCAGGCCTCGGGCGTGTTGGGGGTGGGCACGGAGCCGCCGCCCGAGAGCAGGGAGCCGAGGTCGTACGCGGCGATGTCGCCCTGCGACTTCAGCGCGTTGCGCTCGGCCTGCGTCATCTGGCCGGCCTTCTCCGCCGGGGACATCCGCGCCAGCAGGTCGGCGACGCGCTTCTTCACGGGGAGCTTCGCGTTCTGGTAGGGCAGCCCATGGGCGTCGATGACGACCTGCGGGTTCTCCTTGGGCGCCTTGGCACCGGTGACCGTGAGCTCCAGCGGGATCGTCTCCGCGGACTCGGCCCCCTTGTCCTTCGTGGTGGCCACGTTGACGGTGTGCGCGGTGCCGGACGCCGTCCCCGCGGGGAAGGTGTGGGTGCCGGTGACCGGGGTGTAGTCCTTGCCGGCCTCGGCGGTGCCGCCCTTGGTCGTGTAGGCGACCGTGACGGGCTCCTCGGTGGGGACCGAGCCGGTGGTGGCGACGGAGATCCTGATGTCGGCCCGGCCGCCCTCCTTGACCGTGTGCACGGCGGAGTCGACGACGACGCTCGACTTCAGGGCCGGGTCTGCCTTCCCGTACAGCTCGACCGCGTCCATCGCGAAGGACCCGGGGGCGCCGGTCGGGAGGGTGAGGGCGTAGCCCCACATCTCGTTCAGGCCGAGGAGCTGGTCGATGCCGCCGACGGGCTGGTAGTCGGCCCGGTAGACGAAGTCCGCGAAGGGGATCTCGACCTGCTGCCAGCCCTCCCAGTCGTCGGTGAAGGAGGTGGTCCACAGCTCGGAGGCGCCGCCGTTGGCTCCGCCGTCCTTGATCTCGAAGTTGATCCGCTTGCCCGAACCGGGCGGCAGGGGCGCTGTGTTCTGCCCGTACCACCAGAAGCGGATGCCCTTGTGCGCGGTCCAGTCCTTCGGGGGCTGGTCGACGGCGAACTCGTGGCTGAGCCCGCCCCACGCGCTGATGTCGTACGTGCCCTGGAGCACCTTGTCGCCCTCGGGGGCGTCGGCGCGCTCCTCGAACTTCAGGGCGGGGTGGTCGTCCGCGTCGCCGCCCCAGGTGAACAGGGAGTCGGCGGGCGGGTTGCCGAACGGCACCTCGCCCTCGAAGCGGTCGACGAGGACCGGTGCGGGGTCCTCTGCGTCGGCCGCCGCGCTGGGGACGGCCCCGGCGAGCAGTGAGGCGAGGACGGTGGCGGCGGCGAGTGCGGCCGTGGCCGGTCTCGCGCGGTGACGTGAGCGGTGGTGCGGCATGCTTGGCATCTACGGCTCTTCTCTGGTCCGGTGACAGGTCGGCACGTCAGTCGGTGCGGGCGTTCCGGGTGAGCTGGATCGTGTCGCGGTACCACTTGGCGCTGTCCTT
The DNA window shown above is from Streptomyces sp. Alt3 and carries:
- a CDS encoding MSMEG_1061 family FMN-dependent PPOX-type flavoprotein, with the translated sequence MSNAAPVAAPADASSPAGAPLAGAVPLRDAEQLREILGTPWPLVIDKVHDELTEDDLDLLARAPFCAVSTSDADGNCDTSPRGGEPGFTRVLDSRTLVMPDLPGNRRGDSFHNILVNPHVGLLYLIPGAMTVLRINGRARVLTDAPVFDEMTVKGRRPDLALVVDIDEIYLHCPASLKRSGMWAPKTWESPAGKAR
- a CDS encoding glycoside hydrolase family 3 N-terminal domain-containing protein: MPSMPHHRSRHRARPATAALAAATVLASLLAGAVPSAAADAEDPAPVLVDRFEGEVPFGNPPADSLFTWGGDADDHPALKFEERADAPEGDKVLQGTYDISAWGGLSHEFAVDQPPKDWTAHKGIRFWWYGQNTAPLPPGSGKRINFEIKDGGANGGASELWTTSFTDDWEGWQQVEIPFADFVYRADYQPVGGIDQLLGLNEMWGYALTLPTGAPGSFAMDAVELYGKADPALKSSVVVDSAVHTVKEGGRADIRISVATTGSVPTEEPVTVAYTTKGGTAEAGKDYTPVTGTHTFPAGTASGTAHTVNVATTKDKGAESAETIPLELTVTGAKAPKENPQVVIDAHGLPYQNAKLPVKKRVADLLARMSPAEKAGQMTQAERNALKSQGDIAAYDLGSLLSGGGSVPTPNTPEAWAKTVDAYQLRAQATRFQIPLIYGVDAVHGHNNVIGSTIMPHNIGIGAGRDPKLAERTGAVTANEVRATGIPWDFAPCVCVTRDERWGRSYEAYGEDPALVEAMETVITGMQGSPSGKDLARNDKVLASAKHFVGDGGTEFGSSTTGSYTIDQGVTKVTRQELEAVHLAPFTESVKRGVGTVMPSYSSLDILGDDAGPVKMHANAEMINGVLKDRMGFEGFVISDWQAIDQIPGDYASDVRTSVNAGLDMIMVPTAYQDFTTTLRAEVAAGRISQARIDDAVARILTQKFRLGLFEKPYADTSNLGKVGSAEHRAVAREAAAKSQVLLKNDGSVLPLKPSQKVYVAGSNADDLGNQAGGWTISWQGASGATTTGTTILKGIEKNTSSATFSEDASAPTEGYDAGVVVVGEKPYAEGIGDVGNGHDLELTDADKAAVDTVCAAMKCAVLVVSGRPQLVGDRLGDIDALVASWLPGTEGDGVADVLYGKRAFTGQLPVTWPKSESQLPINVGDATYDPQFPYGWGLTTLRKAPSGGEATLTALAVAAQLAERAGLGRTAAGKEIVDRARLLVQQRTGGKLTAAVSEPFAEADHLLLTGDLTGAVAKLRTAYRAV